The proteins below are encoded in one region of Periplaneta americana isolate PAMFEO1 chromosome 11, P.americana_PAMFEO1_priV1, whole genome shotgun sequence:
- the LOC138709006 gene encoding cadherin-related tumor suppressor-like, translating to MVRPWCWCLLFHVAATVAVQSPGPGHQLGEMQSRAVDTRVTLEILEGQPRGTIVGSIPIKPNFTYRFNEPPREFTLDSNTGEIRTTVVLDRESLRNDRYDLVVLSSQPTYPIEVRIVVVDVNDNAPEFPEPSIAVTFSESAAAGTRLLLDTASDRDAGTNGVSDDYRIVAGNRDDKFRLVVTANPSGEITYLHLETTGKLDRETRAFYQLNISARDGGDPPRYGYLQVNVTILDVNDNPPIFDHSDYIVSLNESVPPGTPVLQVMATDSDVGDNAKITYYLADTERQFGVDPETGVISTTETLDCPQQSCPQLPTRPSGGGGCPKSCIFTVFARDHGSPRQDGRTYVTVNLVDANDHDPVIRFQYFPSTAGFATVDENAVNGSVVAAVSVVDLDEGLNGETTVEIRAGNELGHFRLDYTPSFDIVRVHGVLDREEVNKYNLTVVATDKGQPPRTATAFLVIHVNDVNDHEPVFEKSEYSAVLSELAPPGTYVAGITATDEDTGVNAQIYYAFVSGNEHRWFEMDVDSGLITTRAPLDREVQDTVELRISARDGGPNPKWAYTQLKVTILDENDERPVFSQERINVSLSESTPPDTLVAMLTASDHDQGTNGSVTYKLVERYPGVFALDSLTGQLTTKTALDRETLPSYEVHVVARDQGVPPQSATATVFLSVLDVNDNSPEFYPQLYFASVREDLPVGSSILQVTATDRDDKEHAIVRFSLQDTGEQRDMFDVNESTGVVTLKTSLMESQNALFKLVITAMDGGDRKALQDAEVEIVKESRVEELEFESYSGYEFQISEDYGDRAPSIGRDVGRVQVRPRSLGIDMAAVRYSIVYGDPNRSFKIDEGTGMITTASRIDREQVSVYSLSVIARAGLAYGRTTVNITIQDENDNAPVFSRDKDEVRLAENAAVGQEVYLARARDRDSGENSRISYTLSYNPEEQFRIAESTGVIYLNRPIRAEPGSAMSVEVTATDAGEPSPLSSRHVVVVTVEDVNDHTPVFDHTSYETSLLESTPVNARFFALAASDADLGANGLVQYAITEGDSDGKFGVFPDGYLYVRSALDRENRDYYSLTVTARDHGDPPRSSQVPVVVHVIDENDNAPQFTNSTFTFHLRENEPPDSFVGKLTATDRDIGRNAELTFSLANAQKDFAIDPKNGFIKTLHVFDREDLVQSTGQSYVTLEATVTDNGVTRLRDKVKVNVYVTDENDNAPKFLRTPYKVQISEASPLGTQIFRVSTTDADEGLNGDVFYSIVNGDAQGHFAIDEATGQITVARALDRETKSRYLLSVAAQDAGLSVRLSATATVAVDILDENDNAPEFTQTESRVSVLETTPINTRLVQFRASDADLGVNSEVTFSIGAGNRRDAFHMDPLSGTLFLHKALDYEELTSYTLNITASDGGNPRLSTTILFHVAVEDSNDNPPAFPNTAIVRQIREGIPVHTPIVTVAAEDPDSGLNGRVKYTISRQEPDDSRRHFGINPATGVIHTLLPIDRESIDTFRLLVVATDQALPENTRLSAEKLVTVIVEDINDNAPLFVSMSAALLPRNGLHVMQVSARDLDSSTNGLVTYELVSGDTELFRLHRSTGALTLRRAIVSPDARYHLAVKATDEAVQSERKSTDAYITVIARGDGHGGALVFEGGSATGLAGSVYENEPPGTSILTVRATGQPDGRELEYYVTNVTGAQGRQVDRLFDVDTKLGILSTAVQLDREAGSDTYTVEVVAIVADAQTAITASTRVSDATLPLSVVGSIVITYYFQPSVILNCILIVLIQQ from the coding sequence ATGGTGCGGCCGTGGTGTTGGTGCCTGCTGTTCCACGTGGCCGCTACTGTGGCTGTGCAGAGCCCGGGCCCCGGCCATCAGCTCGGAGAGATGCAGTCCCGGGCCGTGGACACGCGGGTCACTCTCGAGATACTGGAAGGCCAGCCCCGCGGGACTATAGTCGGTTCCATTCCCATAAAACCTAATTTTACATATCGTTTCAACGAGCCACCCAGGGAATTCACTCTCGACTCGAACACGGGAGAAATACGTACAACAGTAGTGTTGGACCGCGAATCCTTACGTAACGATAGGTATGACCTAGTTGTACTGTCCAGTCAGCCCACGTATCCGATCGAGGTCCGTATTGTTGTGGTAGATGTGAACGATAACGCCCCAGAATTCCCCGAGCCGAGCATAGCTGTGACTTTCTCCGAAAGTGCGGCGGCCGGTACCCGGTTGCTGCTGGACACGGCGAGTGATCGCGACGCGGGCACGAATGGAGTATCCGACGACTACCGGATAGTTGCGGGCAACAGAGATGATAAGTTTCGTCTCGTAGTCACTGCCAATCCTAGCGGGGAAATCACCTATCTCCACTTAGAGACCACTGGAAAATTAGACAGAGAAACCAGAGCGTTTTACCAACTCAATATTTCGGCTAGAGACGGCGGCGACCCGCCGAGATACGGCTATTTGCAAGTTAACGTTACGATCTTGGATGTGAACGATAACCCGCCAATATTCGATCACAGCGATTACATAGTGTCCCTAAACGAAAGCGTCCCTCCGGGCACTCCCGTGCTCCAAGTCATGGCAACTGACAGTGACGTAGGCGACAATGCTAAGATCACATATTACTTGGCGGACACGGAGCGGCAATTCGGAGTCGATCCAGAGACCGGTGTAATATCAACAACTGAAACACTAGACTGTCCCCAGCAGAGCTGTCCTCAACTCCCAACAAGGCCTTCCGGTGGCGGGGGCTGTCCCAAGAGTTGTATATTTACAGTGTTCGCTAGGGATCACGGGTCACCTAGACAAGACGGTCGTACGTACGTAACCGTCAATTTGGTGGACGCAAATGACCACGATCCGGTGATAAGGTTCCAGTACTTTCCTTCTACTGCCGGGTTCGCTACTGTGGACGAAAACGCCGTTAATGGGTCTGTAGTGGCTGCCGTATCTGTAGTCGACCTCGATGAGGGCTTAAATGGTGAAACCACAGTTGAAATAAGAGCTGGTAACGAACTGGGTCACTTCCGTCTGGATTACACTCCGAGCTTCGATATTGTTAGGGTTCACGGCGTCCTGGACAGGGAGGAGGTCAACAAATACAATCTGACAGTCGTGGCCACCGACAAGGGTCAACCGCCTCGTACAGCTACCGCCTTCCTTGTGATACATGTGAATGACGTCAATGACCATGAACCCGTGTTTGAGAAGAGTGAATATTCTGCTGTTCTCAGCGAGTTGGCACCACCCGGTACTTATGTCGCCGGCATAACAGCCACGGACGAAGACACCGGCGTCAACGCTCAGATATATTACGCTTTTGTTTCCGGAAATGAGCACCGCTGGTTTGAAATGGACGTGGACTCCGGCCTGATAACAACCAGGGCGCCACTTGATCGAGAAGTTCAGGACACCGTGGAGCTCAGGATATCTGCTAGGGACGGAGGACCAAATCCTAAGTGGGCCTACACTCAATTGAAAGTGACAATCCTAGACGAAAATGACGAGCGACCTGTCTTCTCACAAGAACGTATAAATGTGTCACTTTCTGAAAGCACTCCTCCAGACACATTAGTAGCTATGTTGACCGCATCAGATCACGACCAAGGGACGAACGGCAGTGTAACGTACAAACTGGTGGAGCGGTATCCAGGAGTCTTCGCATTGGACTCGCTCACAGGACAGTTGACAACAAAGACAGCTTTGGACAGAGAGACATTGCCGAGTTACGAAGTTCACGTGGTTGCTCGTGACCAGGGTGTCCCTCCCCAGTCCGCCACTGCTACAGTGTTTTTGTCGGTGTTGGATGTGAATGACAATAGTCCCGAGTTCTATCCCCAGCTGTACTTCGCATCCGTTCGTGAAGATCTTCCAGTGGGATCATCCATTCTACAAGTCACAGCGACTGATCGCGACGACAAGGAACACGCGATTGTGAGGTTCTCTCTGCAAGACACAGGGGAGCAGAGAGACATGTTCGACGTCAACGAGTCGACCGGAGTAGTGACACTCAAGACGTCTCTCATGGAGTCTCAGAACGCTTTGTTCAAGCTCGTCATTACGGCAATGGACGGCGGGGACCGAAAGGCTCTCCAGGACGCTGAAGTGGAGATCGTCAAGGAGAGTAGAGTAGAAGAGCTGGAGTTCGAATCCTACAGCGGGTACGAGTTCCAGATATCTGAAGATTACGGTGACAGGGCGCCGTCTATAGGCCGAGATGTGGGGCGTGTTCAAGTCAGACCGAGGAGCCTCGGTATCGACATGGCAGCCGTGCGCTACTCCATCGTGTACGGCGATCCAAACAGGAGCTTCAAGATCGACGAAGGCACGGGAATGATAACGACTGCTAGTAGGATCGATAGGGAGCAAGTGTCAGTGTACAGTTTGTCCGTGATAGCTAGGGCGGGTCTTGCATATGGAAGAACGACGGTTAACATCACAATACAGGATGAAAACGACAACGCTCCTGTATTCTCCAGAGACAAGGACGAAGTCAGGCTAGCCGAGAATGCTGCGGTCGGCCAGGAGGTGTACTTGGCAAGGGCCAGGGACAGGGACTCGGGCGAGAATAGTAGAATCAGTTATACTCTGTCTTACAATCCGGAGGAGCAGTTCAGAATCGCCGAGTCCACTGGTGTGATTTATCTGAACCGTCCGATTAGAGCTGAACCAGGTAGCGCGATGAGTGTGGAAGTGACTGCCACAGACGCCGGAGAGCCATCACCGTTGTCGTCGCGCCACGTGGTGGTCGTAACTGTGGAAGACGTCAATGATCACACTCCGGTGTTCGACCACACGTCCTACGAAACTTCGCTTCTAGAATCAACACCTGTGAACGCAAGGTTTTTCGCTCTGGCTGCATCAGACGCAGATCTTGGCGCAAATGGTTTGGTGCAGTATGCTATAACAGAGGGAGATTCTGATGGCAAGTTCGGAGTGTTTCCCGACGGCTATTTGTATGTTAGAAGTGCGTTAGACCGTGAAAACAGGGACTATTACTCTTTAACTGTGACTGCTAGAGATCATGGCGATCCGCCTAGAAGTTCCCAAGTGCCAGTAGTCGTGCATGTCATTGACGAGAACGACAACGCTCCTCAGTTTACAAACTCGACCTTCACGTTTCACCTTCGAGAGAACGAACCACCGGACTCTTTCGTCGGGAAACTGACTGCTACTGATCGTGATATAGGAAGAAATGCAGAGCTGACTTTCTCTTTGGCGAATGCACAAAAGGACTTTGCAATCGATCCCAAGAACGGATTCATTAAAACTCTGCACGTGTTTGATAGGGAGGACTTGGTGCAGAGTACGGGACAGAGCTACGTGACGCTGGAAGCCACAGTCACGGACAACGGCGTCACGAGACTGAGGGACAAGGTCAAAGTGAATGTCTATGTTACTGACGAAAACGACAACGCTCCCAAGTTCCTGAGGACTCCGTACAAAGTTCAGATTTCGGAAGCATCGCCCCTCGGCACGCAGATATTTAGAGTGTCCACCACCGACGCCGACGAAGGTTTGAACGGTGACGTCTTCTACTCCATCGTGAACGGCGACGCCCAGGGACACTTCGCAATTGACGAGGCCACCGGTCAGATTACAGTGGCCCGAGCGTTGGATCGGGAGACGAAGTCGAGGTACCTGCTCAGCGTGGCTGCTCAGGACGCCGGACTGAGCGTGCGACTCAGCGCCACGGCGACAGTCGCAGTGGACATCTTGGATGAGAATGACAACGCGCCGGAGTTCACTCAGACCGAGTCGAGAGTTTCAGTACTGGAGACGACGCCTATCAACACTCGTCTCGTGCAGTTCCGGGCATCAGACGCGGACCTCGGAGTGAACAGCGAAGTGACATTCTCAATCGGGGCGGGCAACCGCCGCGACGCCTTCCACATGGATCCACTGTCCGGTACGCTGTTCCTTCACAAGGCTCTGGACTACGAAGAGCTGACATCATACACACTGAACATCACGGCGTCGGATGGCGGCAATCCCAGGCTCTCCACTACCATCCTGTTCCATGTCGCAGTGGAGGACAGCAACGACAACCCCCCAGCTTTCCCCAACACGGCCATCGTCCGACAGATCCGCGAGGGCATTCCGGTCCACACGCCCATCGTGACAGTTGCTGCAGAAGACCCGGACTCCGGCCTGAACGGCCGGGTGAAGTACACAATATCGCGGCAGGAACCGGACGACTCCAGGCGCCACTTCGGCATCAACCCCGCTACAGGTGTGATCCATACATTACTGCCTATTGACAGGGAGTCCATTGACACGTTCAGACTGCTAGTGGTGGCCACAGACCAGGCGCTGCCCGAGAACACTAGGCTATCTGCAGAGAAGCTGGTGACGGTGATCGTGGAGGACATCAACGACAACGCCCCCCTGTTCGTGTCGATGAGCGCCGCACTGCTGCCACGCAACGGCCTGCACGTGATGCAGGTGTCTGCCAGGGACTTGGACTCCAGCACCAACGGCCTCGTCACCTACGAGTTGGTAAGCGGAGACACGGAACTCTTCCGTCTGCACAGGAGCACCGGCGCCTTGACTCTCCGGCGGGCCATCGTGTCCCCAGATGCCCGCTATCACCTGGCGGTCAAAGCGACGGACGAGGCCGTCCAGTCAGAGAGGAAATCCACAGACGCATACATCACCGTCATCGCGAGGGGAGATGGCCATGGCGGTGCGTTGGTGTTCGAGGGCGGGAGTGCGACGGGGTTGGCCGGGAGTGTGTATGAAAACGAGCCCCCTGGGACCAGCATCCTGACCGTGCGTGCTACAGGACAGCCCGACGGCCGAGAGCTGGAGTACTACGTGACCAACGTGACCGGCGCCCAGGGAAGACAAGTGGACCGGCTCTTCGACGTCGACACCAAGCTGGGTATCCTCTCCACCGCCGTGCAGCTGGACAGGGAAGCTGGCTCCGATACCTACACCGTCGAGGTCGTCGCCATTGTCGCGGACGCGCAGACTGCAATCACCGCTTCCACCAGGGTGAGTGATGCCACTTTACCATTATCAGTGGTAGGATCGATTGTCATCACATACTATTTTCAGCCGTCTGTTATCCTAAATTGCATACTTATTGTATTAATTCAGCAATGA